The following are encoded in a window of Gimesia chilikensis genomic DNA:
- a CDS encoding NAD(P)/FAD-dependent oxidoreductase, with translation MNQTSKELPRLVIIGGGFAGINVAKAFKNVAVEIDLIDKRNYHLFQPLLYQVATGELDPANIAAPIRKILWKQKNVHVALGKVTNIDFDKKLVQFDGGEMDYDYLVIATGAQQSYFGHDEYRVHAPGLKTIDDALEIRRRLFLAFEEAEWEADEESRRKKLTFVIVGGGPTGVELAGAVKEVATETLPKEFRNVHCDMARVILVDGGERLVGPMPEDLGKKAQEVLEKMGVEIHLQVHVNEVTSEGVVIGDETIPAENVFWAAGVQGQDLAKELDVETDRGSRIVVNPDMSIPGHPEVFVVGDAAHATDAKTGKPVPGVAQGAIQTGRFVAEIIKQELQGNPPKERPAFSYYDKGSMAMIGRGNAIAAIGKVHYSGILGWISWNILHVMFLVGFRNRFKVMLDWLWNYIWKTRRSRLITGDPQVHIKRLYSERQKREEEKRRRLLHRHKDEEQ, from the coding sequence ATGAATCAGACTTCTAAGGAACTGCCACGGCTGGTCATCATTGGCGGAGGCTTCGCGGGCATCAACGTCGCCAAGGCATTCAAAAATGTCGCGGTAGAGATTGATCTGATCGACAAACGGAATTACCACCTGTTTCAGCCTCTGCTGTACCAGGTGGCAACCGGAGAGCTCGATCCAGCGAATATCGCCGCGCCGATCCGCAAGATCCTCTGGAAACAGAAGAACGTGCACGTGGCCCTGGGCAAAGTCACCAACATTGACTTCGATAAAAAGCTCGTGCAGTTTGACGGGGGCGAAATGGACTACGATTACCTGGTCATCGCCACCGGTGCCCAGCAGTCCTACTTCGGACATGACGAATATCGCGTGCACGCGCCCGGTCTCAAAACGATTGACGATGCCCTGGAAATCCGCCGCCGCCTCTTCCTCGCTTTCGAAGAAGCGGAATGGGAGGCCGACGAAGAGTCCCGCCGCAAAAAACTGACCTTCGTCATCGTGGGAGGCGGACCTACGGGCGTCGAACTGGCAGGCGCCGTGAAAGAAGTCGCTACTGAAACGCTGCCCAAGGAATTCCGCAATGTCCACTGTGACATGGCCCGCGTGATTCTCGTCGATGGCGGGGAACGTCTTGTGGGCCCTATGCCTGAAGATCTGGGCAAGAAAGCCCAGGAAGTGCTCGAAAAAATGGGCGTCGAAATCCACCTGCAGGTGCACGTGAACGAAGTCACTTCGGAAGGAGTCGTCATCGGCGATGAGACCATTCCCGCAGAGAACGTCTTCTGGGCGGCGGGCGTCCAGGGACAAGACCTGGCTAAAGAACTGGATGTCGAAACCGATCGCGGCAGTCGGATTGTCGTCAATCCGGACATGTCAATCCCCGGCCATCCCGAAGTCTTCGTCGTGGGGGATGCTGCCCATGCGACCGACGCCAAAACTGGAAAGCCGGTCCCCGGCGTCGCCCAGGGAGCGATCCAGACGGGCCGCTTTGTTGCCGAGATCATCAAGCAGGAACTCCAGGGCAATCCGCCTAAAGAACGTCCCGCATTCAGCTATTACGACAAAGGTTCCATGGCGATGATCGGCCGGGGGAACGCGATCGCTGCGATTGGCAAGGTGCATTACAGCGGCATCCTGGGCTGGATCTCCTGGAACATTCTGCATGTGATGTTCCTCGTCGGGTTCCGTAATCGTTTCAAAGTCATGCTGGACTGGCTCTGGAACTACATCTGGAAGACCCGCCGCTCACGACTGATTACCGGCGATCCCCAGGTCCATATCAAACGCCTGTACTCGGAACGACAGAAACGCGAAGAAGAAAAACGCCGCCGGCTGCTGCATCGTCATAAGGACGAGGAGCAGTAA